One Turneriella parva DSM 21527 genomic region harbors:
- a CDS encoding adenylate/guanylate cyclase domain-containing protein, translated as MKLLAPKSWPLFWPIPIEHYDHVKNILTRELFWNVRLALSGLGIAIALYYWLLSRETSLAGQLNMIVTQGLATAAILAYFIFGENLVSPIRLRMVVASALAATSGAVLGLGLYLQLPLVRDFYSLTTIFTMIVGVTGAASFTFTVSPLTFLCFTLPFALPAFVWLWRSAPGIAGQVLIAMVLPYCTSIFFLVLREYRRRVNLILTELNLKREQERSESLLLNILPFDTAQELKHLGKAVPVEYEKVTVAFTDFVGFTRIAEKLSPRDLIDELDRCFSYFDQVTEKYGLEKLKTIGDSFMCAGGLPRKNTTHAIDCALAALEIQAFMNQMKQIKHNQGLDYWELRLGMHTGPLVAGVVGEKKFAYDVWGDTVNTASRMESSGTAGAINISRPLYEELRFLFTCEFRGTVNAKNKGDLEMYYLRGIRRKFSVNGEGRVPNDRFREIYSRIERGAKLVPRAGRKTTLST; from the coding sequence ATGAAACTGCTCGCCCCAAAAAGCTGGCCACTCTTCTGGCCAATACCGATCGAGCATTACGATCACGTTAAGAACATTCTGACGCGTGAGCTCTTTTGGAACGTTCGCCTGGCGTTAAGCGGCCTTGGAATCGCAATAGCGCTCTATTATTGGTTGCTTTCGCGCGAGACCTCACTGGCGGGTCAGCTGAACATGATCGTAACGCAGGGCTTGGCCACTGCTGCTATTCTTGCTTACTTTATCTTCGGCGAAAATCTTGTCTCTCCGATTCGGCTCCGCATGGTAGTGGCTTCGGCGCTGGCGGCAACCTCTGGTGCCGTACTGGGACTGGGTCTTTATCTGCAGCTGCCACTTGTTCGTGACTTTTATAGCCTCACGACCATATTTACGATGATCGTAGGTGTGACAGGCGCGGCATCGTTCACATTCACGGTGAGCCCGCTGACCTTTTTGTGTTTCACCCTGCCCTTTGCGCTGCCTGCTTTCGTTTGGCTCTGGCGCTCTGCCCCCGGTATTGCTGGGCAGGTTCTGATAGCGATGGTTTTACCCTATTGCACTAGTATCTTCTTTCTGGTTCTGAGGGAATACCGCAGGCGAGTTAACCTCATACTCACCGAATTAAATCTGAAAAGAGAACAAGAACGTTCAGAAAGCCTTCTGCTCAATATTCTTCCGTTCGATACGGCGCAAGAACTGAAGCATCTCGGCAAGGCAGTACCGGTCGAATATGAGAAGGTTACAGTTGCCTTCACCGACTTTGTCGGCTTCACGCGCATCGCCGAGAAGCTATCGCCGCGCGACCTCATCGACGAACTCGACCGATGCTTCAGCTATTTTGACCAAGTGACAGAAAAATACGGGCTTGAAAAACTGAAAACAATCGGCGATAGCTTCATGTGTGCCGGTGGTCTGCCCCGAAAAAACACCACGCACGCAATCGACTGTGCCCTGGCTGCTCTTGAAATACAGGCTTTCATGAACCAGATGAAACAAATTAAGCACAACCAGGGGCTCGATTACTGGGAGCTGCGCCTCGGCATGCACACGGGCCCGCTCGTTGCAGGCGTTGTGGGCGAGAAGAAGTTTGCCTATGACGTCTGGGGCGACACAGTGAACACCGCAAGCCGCATGGAGTCGTCAGGCACAGCAGGCGCAATTAACATATCGCGCCCCCTTTACGAAGAGCTGCGTTTTCTGTTTACGTGTGAGTTTCGCGGCACGGTGAATGCGAAAAATAAAGGTGATCTGGAAATGTATTATTTGCGCGGCATTCGCCGGAAATTTTCGGTCAACGGCGAAGGACGGGTACCCAATGATCGCTTTCGCGAAATCTACAGCCGAATTGAACGGGGTGCTAAACTGGTACCGCGCGCAGGCCGAAAGACTACTCTTTCCACTTAA
- a CDS encoding MAPEG family protein → MLQNFPILYYLLGSTLLYWLMLLFASLSHSRGYTIAGFLLALGNRDNMPERTAFMARADRAAKNMGENLLIFAIVALASVSVGGQRDLALLGAQIFLFARLAYWPIYLAGIKYVRTVVWGIALAGVGLVVISMI, encoded by the coding sequence ATGTTACAAAACTTCCCCATACTGTACTATCTGCTTGGTTCGACGCTTCTTTACTGGCTGATGCTGCTTTTTGCCAGCCTGTCGCATTCGCGCGGTTACACGATTGCGGGCTTTCTGCTGGCGCTCGGCAATCGCGACAACATGCCCGAACGAACTGCATTTATGGCCAGGGCCGACCGGGCCGCAAAGAATATGGGCGAGAATCTGCTCATATTTGCGATTGTCGCCCTGGCATCGGTGAGTGTTGGCGGGCAGCGCGACCTGGCCCTGCTCGGCGCACAGATATTCTTGTTCGCCCGCCTGGCCTATTGGCCGATCTACCTTGCGGGCATAAAATACGTGCGCACGGTGGTGTGGGGTATCGCTCTGGCGGGCGTAGGGTTGGTCGTAATTTCCATGATTTGA
- a CDS encoding lysophospholipid acyltransferase family protein, giving the protein MRLFIPPVENRFIPWLASKLYFPLLAAMQNIREVVIKPEDIEQLRKFKSERLLFFTNHPSTAEPPLVFYLGRLLGQRFKFMASRQVFNWQGGAIGWFIRRIGAYSVIAGVPDRDAMKLTRKILSEPTGKLVIFPEGEPTSGEVDTLMPFQPGVAQLGLWGLEDARKLDPNADINVWYGFMKFIIISPREKILHDLNKSLVKIEKKIGIADLNKDKHLLHRFLTVGRYLLEKAEKDFAVTPETDKGFDFRIGRVRHAMLDRLAEKLQAANYDKKEDAIRKWRSLFALVELHQLKYPDPKLPKLSAKTIKEAHSDAVQIFDFIVMKRDYILDNPTPERLYEWLDRYESYLFKKVPRALGGVPSHLPRRAHILFGKPYQLSELVTENRRDRKAAVENFTNKLRADMQKLLDEAQSLTKPLFPAEEILAVKSRIQ; this is encoded by the coding sequence ATGCGCCTTTTTATACCCCCTGTCGAAAACCGCTTTATTCCGTGGCTGGCATCGAAACTCTATTTTCCGCTGCTCGCCGCGATGCAGAATATTCGCGAAGTGGTCATCAAACCCGAAGACATCGAGCAGCTGAGAAAATTCAAATCTGAAAGGCTGCTCTTCTTCACGAACCACCCTTCGACTGCTGAACCACCGCTCGTGTTTTACCTCGGGCGCTTGCTCGGCCAGCGCTTCAAGTTCATGGCCTCGCGCCAGGTCTTTAACTGGCAGGGTGGCGCGATTGGGTGGTTTATCCGGCGCATCGGCGCCTATTCGGTCATCGCCGGCGTGCCCGACCGCGATGCGATGAAACTCACCCGCAAGATTCTGAGCGAACCCACCGGCAAGCTCGTGATTTTCCCCGAAGGTGAACCCACCTCAGGTGAAGTCGATACGCTGATGCCATTTCAGCCGGGCGTCGCGCAGCTTGGGCTCTGGGGTCTCGAAGATGCACGCAAACTCGACCCGAACGCAGATATTAATGTCTGGTACGGATTTATGAAGTTCATCATCATTTCGCCGCGGGAAAAAATTCTGCACGATCTGAACAAGTCTTTGGTGAAAATTGAAAAGAAAATCGGCATTGCAGATCTGAACAAAGACAAACATTTGCTGCACCGGTTTCTGACCGTCGGCCGCTACCTGCTCGAAAAGGCCGAAAAAGACTTTGCTGTCACGCCAGAAACGGACAAAGGTTTTGACTTTCGCATCGGGCGCGTTCGCCACGCGATGCTCGACCGCCTCGCCGAGAAACTGCAGGCAGCAAATTACGACAAAAAAGAAGACGCAATTCGCAAATGGCGCAGCCTGTTTGCCCTCGTCGAACTGCACCAATTGAAATACCCAGACCCCAAACTGCCGAAGCTGAGCGCCAAGACCATTAAAGAGGCGCACAGCGACGCCGTGCAGATCTTTGACTTCATAGTCATGAAACGCGACTATATTCTTGATAATCCGACTCCCGAACGGCTTTACGAATGGCTTGACCGCTACGAATCTTACCTTTTCAAAAAGGTACCACGCGCACTCGGTGGCGTGCCCTCTCACCTGCCGAGGCGCGCACACATTCTGTTCGGCAAGCCTTACCAGCTTTCAGAACTCGTGACCGAAAACCGTCGCGACCGCAAGGCAGCCGTCGAAAATTTCACGAACAAACTACGCGCTGATATGCAGAAGCTGCTCGACGAAGCGCAGAGCCTCACAAAGCCGCTTTTCCCCGCAGAAGAAATACTAGCGGTTAAGTCGCGAATACAGTAA
- a CDS encoding ferredoxin, which yields MSKIVHVVKDDCTSCSLCADTHPSYFRLDSDDLAETHNSGANVNNAEVPEADYAKIQESIDDCPGECIKWKE from the coding sequence ATGAGCAAAATAGTTCACGTGGTGAAAGACGATTGTACGAGCTGCAGCCTCTGCGCAGATACACATCCGAGCTATTTTCGCCTCGATAGTGACGACCTCGCCGAAACGCACAACAGCGGCGCGAACGTGAACAATGCAGAAGTGCCCGAGGCCGATTACGCGAAAATTCAAGAATCGATAGACGATTGCCCTGGCGAATGCATTAAGTGGAAAGAGTAG
- a CDS encoding acetyl-CoA C-acetyltransferase translates to MAEAYVVDAIRTPRARGNKRGSLADVHPQELVAGLLNELPKRNKDLKVEKINDVILGCVTQVGDQAACIARYGVMAAHWPQEVPGYTVNRFCGSGLQAVNDAAAYIQSGAFDLVVAGGVESMSRCKMGSDAGETTEENMGTAMSIGNPKIAAHYNLVPQGISADIIATKYNITREEADQFAASSQKKADEAIKDNRFAKSIVPVKKDDGTIVDKDEYPNAKWDFAYLSRMPALFKGVGEKVFDAMALKTYPELGKINHIHGGGNASGVVDGAGVVLLASEKAVKEHGLKKRARIVSMAVSGEEPTIMLTGPVSASKLALEKAGLKVEDIDLWEINEAFAAVPLYVQKQLNIPTEKINVNGGSIALGHPLGGTGAILLGTAVDELERRKARYALITLCIGGGMGIATVIERVDG, encoded by the coding sequence ATGGCAGAAGCATATGTAGTCGATGCAATTCGCACGCCGCGCGCGCGCGGCAACAAAAGAGGGTCTCTCGCAGATGTACATCCGCAAGAGCTGGTGGCGGGGCTTTTAAATGAGCTGCCGAAACGTAACAAAGACCTCAAGGTCGAAAAAATCAACGACGTAATTCTTGGCTGCGTCACGCAGGTGGGCGACCAGGCGGCGTGTATCGCGCGTTACGGCGTCATGGCTGCACACTGGCCGCAAGAAGTTCCCGGTTACACGGTTAACCGTTTCTGCGGTTCGGGTCTTCAGGCTGTGAACGATGCAGCAGCCTACATTCAGAGTGGGGCGTTTGACCTGGTCGTCGCCGGTGGTGTCGAATCGATGAGCCGCTGCAAAATGGGTTCTGACGCAGGCGAAACCACCGAAGAAAACATGGGCACAGCCATGTCGATTGGTAATCCGAAAATTGCTGCTCACTATAATCTCGTGCCGCAGGGTATTTCGGCTGACATCATTGCGACCAAGTATAACATTACGCGCGAAGAAGCCGACCAGTTCGCCGCTTCGTCGCAGAAGAAGGCCGACGAAGCGATCAAAGATAATCGCTTTGCGAAGTCGATTGTGCCGGTCAAAAAAGACGACGGCACCATTGTCGATAAAGATGAGTACCCAAACGCAAAATGGGATTTCGCATACCTGTCGCGTATGCCGGCGCTCTTCAAAGGTGTGGGCGAAAAAGTCTTCGATGCTATGGCGCTGAAGACGTATCCTGAACTCGGCAAGATCAACCACATTCACGGCGGTGGCAATGCGTCGGGCGTTGTCGACGGCGCCGGTGTCGTACTGCTCGCATCTGAAAAGGCGGTAAAAGAGCACGGCCTCAAGAAGCGTGCGCGCATCGTTTCGATGGCGGTTTCAGGTGAAGAGCCGACGATCATGCTGACAGGCCCGGTTTCGGCTTCAAAGCTCGCGCTCGAAAAAGCGGGGCTGAAAGTTGAAGATATCGACCTGTGGGAAATCAACGAGGCTTTTGCTGCCGTACCACTTTACGTGCAGAAGCAACTGAACATCCCTACTGAAAAAATTAACGTGAACGGCGGTTCGATTGCGCTCGGTCACCCGCTCGGGGGCACGGGAGCAATTTTACTGGGGACTGCGGTTGACGAACTCGAACGCCGCAAGGCCCGTTATGCGCTGATTACACTCTGTATCGGTGGCGGCATGGGTATTGCGACTGTTATCGAACGCGTAGACGGTTAG
- the msrB gene encoding peptide-methionine (R)-S-oxide reductase MsrB — protein MTKINRSEAEWKKILTAEEFYVLRQQGTERPFTGRYHDHHGQGTYICAGCKLPLFSSKTKFDSGTGWPSFFAPIAAENVVELTDNSHGMRRTEVRCARCGGHLGHVFDDGPRGPLGSGADTRSSARQTDGPRPTGLRYCINSVSLNFEGRTAPPR, from the coding sequence ATCACCAAAATCAACCGTAGCGAAGCCGAATGGAAAAAAATACTCACTGCCGAAGAGTTTTACGTCTTAAGGCAGCAAGGTACTGAGCGTCCGTTCACAGGGCGGTACCACGACCATCACGGGCAGGGCACCTATATCTGTGCCGGGTGCAAACTGCCGCTGTTCAGCTCGAAGACTAAATTTGACTCAGGCACCGGCTGGCCGAGCTTCTTTGCCCCGATTGCAGCGGAGAATGTCGTCGAGCTGACCGACAACAGCCACGGCATGCGCCGCACCGAAGTGCGCTGCGCGCGCTGCGGCGGACATTTGGGGCATGTGTTTGACGACGGGCCACGAGGGCCCTTAGGGTCTGGCGCCGACACGAGGTCGTCTGCGCGCCAGACCGACGGGCCACGACCTACAGGCTTAAGGTATTGTATCAATTCAGTATCGCTGAATTTTGAAGGGCGAACGGCACCACCGCGCTGA
- a CDS encoding NUDIX hydrolase, with translation MKVLYRDKEISFTLVKTRFGEKPLLQYPHAAAIMPVEKLRSGKTYLWLVEQYRLGSGAKSWEIPAGKKKNNETILQCAKRELAEEAGFAARHWKKCLQYHPAISFSTEVLHLFAARQLSEKVADHDDDEVFSNKKAFSHQELGRMMKNGKISDGKTLLALHYFDKL, from the coding sequence GTGAAAGTTCTTTATCGCGACAAAGAAATTTCGTTCACGCTGGTCAAGACCCGGTTCGGTGAAAAGCCCCTGCTGCAATACCCGCATGCGGCGGCGATTATGCCGGTCGAAAAGCTGCGTTCGGGAAAAACGTACCTATGGTTGGTCGAGCAATACCGTCTCGGCTCGGGCGCCAAATCGTGGGAGATTCCCGCAGGTAAAAAGAAGAACAACGAAACGATTCTGCAATGTGCGAAGCGAGAATTGGCCGAAGAAGCAGGTTTTGCTGCCCGCCACTGGAAAAAATGCCTGCAGTACCACCCGGCGATCAGCTTTTCAACCGAAGTGCTGCACCTTTTTGCGGCGCGCCAGCTGAGCGAAAAGGTTGCGGACCATGACGATGACGAAGTTTTTTCGAACAAGAAAGCGTTCAGCCACCAAGAACTCGGCCGCATGATGAAGAACGGCAAGATCAGCGACGGCAAAACGCTGCTTGCGCTCCATTACTTCGATAAACTATAA
- a CDS encoding protein-disulfide reductase DsbD family protein: MSMFFAAFGSGLLASFSACVYPLIPITTAIFAGGERKSWYQGFRAAGVYTLGMSLTYGTLGVAAALSGSVFGKYLGDPRAIATIGLVLIYLGLAYAHLLPLPLPNFANRLRADHGRHKPDGVLYPLVLGIFSAFIAAPCTAPFFGNLLVQISKNAAENDSIFLPAASAFAFAFGMGVPFFLIGTFSIRLPKPGIWLKAVEYGGAVVLMTAGFHYLEDLAGDFPPVAQAFPFAVIGIAMCITFFILAEPLKSEYHMTRRLRLNTAGMLLISALGLFLFTSPFVKYWGVETKTNTGATPDTARKSGMTLPQGKLKWYKDIEEARAVALKEKKILFVDFWADWCTACEEMERKLFVKDEFINFALANNILPVRIDYSNPTDALDKLAKEYNIRGLPTVVLTKADGELIHTITGFYNKDYTMRELKAALKD, encoded by the coding sequence ATGTCGATGTTCTTCGCGGCTTTCGGTTCGGGGCTACTGGCTTCGTTTTCGGCCTGCGTTTACCCTCTGATTCCCATTACCACCGCGATTTTTGCCGGTGGCGAACGCAAATCGTGGTACCAGGGCTTTCGCGCGGCCGGCGTCTATACGCTTGGCATGTCGCTGACCTATGGCACGCTGGGGGTAGCCGCTGCGCTCAGCGGCTCTGTCTTCGGCAAATATCTGGGTGACCCGCGCGCAATTGCAACGATCGGTTTAGTTCTCATCTATCTTGGTCTGGCTTATGCGCACCTGCTACCATTGCCGCTGCCCAATTTTGCCAACCGGCTTCGGGCAGACCACGGCCGGCACAAACCCGACGGTGTGCTTTATCCGCTGGTGCTCGGCATCTTTTCGGCTTTTATCGCAGCCCCCTGCACCGCACCTTTCTTCGGCAATCTGCTCGTGCAGATCAGCAAGAACGCTGCTGAAAACGATTCCATTTTTTTACCGGCGGCCTCGGCGTTCGCGTTTGCCTTTGGTATGGGAGTTCCGTTTTTTCTGATAGGCACTTTTTCGATTCGCCTGCCAAAACCCGGTATCTGGCTGAAGGCCGTGGAGTATGGCGGCGCCGTCGTGCTCATGACCGCAGGCTTTCACTACCTTGAAGATCTCGCAGGTGACTTTCCACCGGTTGCGCAGGCGTTTCCGTTTGCGGTCATCGGCATTGCCATGTGCATTACTTTCTTCATTCTTGCAGAACCCCTCAAATCGGAGTACCACATGACGAGACGGCTCAGACTCAACACTGCCGGCATGCTGCTGATTTCGGCGCTTGGCCTTTTTCTCTTCACGTCGCCATTCGTGAAATACTGGGGGGTCGAAACAAAGACCAACACCGGCGCAACGCCAGATACCGCACGCAAGAGCGGCATGACGCTACCCCAGGGTAAACTCAAGTGGTACAAAGACATCGAAGAAGCCCGGGCGGTCGCCCTCAAAGAAAAGAAAATACTTTTTGTCGACTTCTGGGCCGACTGGTGCACAGCCTGCGAAGAGATGGAGCGCAAACTCTTCGTCAAAGACGAATTCATCAATTTTGCGCTGGCGAATAACATTTTGCCAGTGAGGATCGATTACTCAAACCCGACTGACGCGCTCGACAAACTGGCGAAAGAGTATAATATCCGGGGCTTACCCACCGTCGTGCTCACCAAAGCCGATGGTGAACTCATTCACACGATCACCGGCTTTTACAACAAAGACTACACGATGCGCGAGCTGAAGGCTGCGTTGAAAGATTGA
- a CDS encoding NAD(P)H-dependent glycerol-3-phosphate dehydrogenase: MRISVIGAGSFGTALAKLVAENGHDVLLWSHSKDTADAISSQHENTIYLKGIALPESIKVTTDLAAAVNHAELVVSATPTQAIREVYANTNLAVPVVVASKGIEKKTHLLVCEVFKQIFGKEREQNLFFLSGPSFAREMALKIPTAITIAGYHTERLPEIQKVFHNDYFRAYATPDVTGVELGGALKNVMAIATGIADGLKFGSNTRAAIITRGLAEIARLGEKLGAKPITFMGLAGMGDLVLTCTGDLSRNRTVGLKLGAGMTLAEIQSEMRMVAEGVPTTESAYELAQQLGVELPITTAVYKILYENKPAREAIKELMSRSIKFE, encoded by the coding sequence ATGCGTATCTCAGTTATTGGCGCCGGTTCTTTTGGTACGGCGCTCGCTAAACTTGTCGCCGAAAATGGCCACGACGTACTGCTGTGGAGCCATTCAAAAGACACCGCGGATGCTATTAGCTCTCAGCACGAAAATACGATCTACCTGAAGGGTATCGCTCTGCCCGAGTCGATTAAAGTCACAACCGATCTCGCAGCGGCTGTGAACCATGCAGAACTGGTCGTGAGTGCGACCCCCACGCAGGCGATTCGTGAAGTTTACGCGAACACGAACCTGGCTGTGCCGGTCGTCGTTGCCTCAAAGGGAATCGAGAAAAAGACGCACCTGCTGGTGTGCGAAGTCTTCAAACAAATTTTCGGCAAAGAGCGCGAGCAGAACCTGTTTTTTCTGAGTGGCCCGTCGTTTGCCCGCGAAATGGCGCTTAAGATTCCCACTGCGATCACGATTGCCGGTTATCACACAGAGCGGCTGCCCGAAATTCAGAAAGTTTTTCATAACGATTATTTTCGCGCGTACGCAACCCCTGACGTAACCGGTGTTGAACTCGGTGGGGCGCTCAAGAACGTCATGGCGATCGCGACCGGTATTGCCGATGGTCTCAAATTCGGCAGCAACACGCGCGCAGCCATCATTACGCGGGGCCTTGCAGAAATCGCCCGCCTCGGCGAAAAGCTTGGCGCGAAGCCGATTACATTCATGGGACTCGCCGGCATGGGTGACCTCGTGCTCACCTGTACCGGCGATCTGTCGCGCAACCGTACAGTCGGCCTTAAGTTGGGGGCAGGCATGACGCTCGCTGAAATTCAGAGCGAAATGCGTATGGTCGCAGAGGGCGTGCCGACTACCGAAAGCGCGTACGAACTCGCGCAGCAGCTCGGTGTTGAATTGCCGATTACGACGGCAGTTTATAAAATTCTTTATGAAAATAAGCCGGCTCGCGAAGCGATCAAAGAACTGATGTCGCGTTCGATTAAATTTGAATAG
- a CDS encoding phosphoglucomutase/phosphomannomutase alpha/beta/alpha domain I, translating into MNTASPTLKFSISGLRGVYPDDISPDQWIQYVRAFAAVLPAGPVAIARDARATGPGLLKVATGVLTLLGRDVHDLGLVPTPTIKAYVNARRLAGGLMVSASHNPAAYNALKFIKKNGMFFDAEDNEKFVSALNTTAFWGDFKKQGRVVDAHDAAIDLHIASIMKVVKKPKRRLKAVIDPVGSCGAEIAVKLLARLGVRCEAIHLAETSSFPRPPEPTAPALKKLAAAVKKHRADVGFAFDPDADRLSIVDEKGRAIGEEYTLPLAILSAVKPKSTVVINLSTSMLSETAASMRSCKFVRSAVGEANVVAKMQQLKAPFGGEGNGGVIDARIPSLGRDALAGVAHIVALIASGHAPLSAHVAAIAPTVMVKRTAHNVTAAQMSAAVDRARGLFKTAALDTTDGFHLSGTLAGGDKAWVHLRSSNTEPLVRIIAEAASKAEVETLLAGLGL; encoded by the coding sequence GTGAATACCGCATCGCCGACGCTCAAGTTTTCGATTTCGGGTTTGAGGGGTGTTTACCCTGACGATATCTCACCCGACCAGTGGATTCAGTACGTGCGCGCCTTTGCCGCCGTGCTGCCTGCGGGGCCCGTGGCGATTGCGCGCGATGCCCGTGCGACCGGGCCAGGCCTTCTCAAAGTTGCGACGGGAGTTTTGACCCTGCTCGGCCGTGACGTGCACGACCTGGGGCTCGTGCCGACGCCGACGATCAAGGCGTACGTCAACGCGAGGCGACTCGCAGGCGGGCTCATGGTGAGTGCCTCGCACAACCCTGCGGCCTATAATGCGCTGAAATTCATCAAGAAAAACGGCATGTTCTTCGACGCTGAAGATAACGAGAAGTTTGTCAGCGCCTTGAATACCACTGCTTTCTGGGGAGATTTTAAAAAACAGGGGCGAGTGGTCGATGCACACGATGCCGCAATTGATCTGCACATTGCCTCGATCATGAAAGTGGTGAAAAAGCCGAAACGCCGGCTAAAGGCTGTGATCGACCCCGTGGGTTCATGCGGCGCAGAGATCGCCGTGAAGCTTCTGGCGCGCCTTGGCGTCAGGTGCGAGGCGATTCATTTGGCTGAGACATCCTCATTTCCGAGACCACCTGAACCTACGGCGCCGGCATTGAAGAAGCTAGCGGCTGCAGTCAAGAAGCACCGGGCCGATGTCGGGTTTGCCTTCGACCCCGACGCTGATCGGCTGTCGATCGTCGATGAAAAAGGGCGCGCGATCGGCGAAGAGTATACGCTGCCACTCGCAATTCTGTCGGCTGTGAAGCCGAAGTCTACCGTTGTGATAAACCTTTCAACCTCGATGCTGAGTGAAACTGCCGCGTCGATGCGCAGCTGCAAGTTTGTGCGCTCTGCGGTTGGTGAAGCGAACGTGGTGGCAAAAATGCAGCAGCTGAAAGCCCCGTTTGGCGGTGAGGGTAATGGCGGCGTCATCGATGCGCGCATACCGTCATTGGGCCGCGACGCCCTCGCGGGCGTTGCGCATATAGTCGCGCTGATCGCCTCTGGCCACGCACCGCTGTCAGCGCACGTTGCGGCGATTGCACCGACAGTCATGGTGAAGCGTACCGCGCATAACGTCACCGCCGCACAGATGTCAGCGGCGGTCGATCGGGCGCGTGGTCTCTTCAAGACAGCGGCGCTCGACACCACAGACGGCTTTCATTTGAGTGGTACGCTTGCGGGCGGAGATAAGGCCTGGGTGCATTTACGCTCATCGAATACCGAGCCGCTCGTGCGCATTATTGCCGAAGCAGCTTCGAAAGCAGAAGTTGAAACATTGTTGGCGGGGCTGGGGCTGTGA